The Prevotella herbatica genome contains the following window.
CTAATATATATATTGTCAGTAGTGGTTGCACTGCTAGTATTTCAGAGCTGCGAGTTAGAAACTTCTGATAATGGTGATCTTGATGGTAATTGGCAGTTGATGCAGATTGATACCATTGCTACCGGAGGTTCCTATAATGTGAAGGACCATCAACTGTTCTATGCTGTTCAGGTAAGGCTATTGTGTCTGAATGCATATAATGCTGGTGTTAGTTCAAATATGTATTTTCATTTTGAGCATACTGCCGACTCGTTGAAATTGAAGCCAGCCAGCAGTGATGGACATGTAATGTATTCCGTTCCAATGCTTCGTCCTTATGGAATAAATAAAGAACAGGAAGCATTCAAGATCATGTTACTCAATTCAGATAGAATGCAGTTGCGTTCCGACAGTCTCCTGTTGACGTTCCGTAAGTTCTGACGAGCCATAAATTCGCATTCTCCCGCAGATTTATTGCTTCAACTTAAACTACATATTCTCTCGCAGATCCACGCAGAATAAATGCAATAGCATGAAACAGTATCGTTTCCTGTTGTGTCGCAACTGTTTTTATCACGGCTATCTGCGTGAGAATATGCCGTTTAATTTGTTTTTTTATTTATCACATTGTTTGTTTTCTTTATACGTGAGAGCTACATTATCTCCCGCAG
Protein-coding sequences here:
- a CDS encoding lipocalin-like domain-containing protein, producing the protein MKRSLIYILSVVVALLVFQSCELETSDNGDLDGNWQLMQIDTIATGGSYNVKDHQLFYAVQVRLLCLNAYNAGVSSNMYFHFEHTADSLKLKPASSDGHVMYSVPMLRPYGINKEQEAFKIMLLNSDRMQLRSDSLLLTFRKF